CAGGCCTCGCGGCCCAGACGGAGTACTATGCCCGGCTGGGCGCGGTCGGCGCGAGCAATCTGCTGCGTGACGTGATTGTCATCTCCGAGATCACCGTACGGCAGTCGATCGCGCCGATGCTCGCCCTGGGCGGCTCGATCCCGGTCGGCCCGACCGGCTACCGCGCCGCGATCGAGGGCACGTTCGCCACAGGGAAGTATCACAGCTCCGAGAATGGCGCGGAGACCGACCTCGGCACCCTCCGGACCGGGACCCTGGTGGCCGGCGTGCAGGGACCGATCACCAGCCAGATCCGCTGGCGCGCGGGGCTCGGTGCGATCCACTACTGGCCTGCCGACAAGGAAGGGATCTTCCTCTCGGGCGGCACGACCCGGTTCCTGGTCGGTGCCGGCCTGGACTATCGGCGGCCGGTGCTCCCCGCCTGGGATCTGATGGGCTCGGTCGGGTACGACTTCCACCGGTTCACCACTGAGGAGCTGCGCACCGAGGGATTCGCCCAGAACCAAAGCGTGAGCCGGATCGCGGTTTCCATCGGTCTGGCCCGGAGGACCCGATGACCCCGCGCCACCGCTGGATGACCCTCGGGTTCGCGCTGGCGGCGCTTGCCTGCGGCGACATCGCCTCCCCGCTCAGGAGCGATCTCTACGAGTGGCGGCTCTTCGAGCCACGGGGCACCGGCACCGACACCATCAGCTTTCACTGGCCGGCGGACCGTCTGCCGGTCCGGGTATGGGTAGAGGATGCCAGCGACCTGCCGGCCGACATCACCCAGGCCATCACCACCTGGCGCCACCAGTTTCTCTATCGCGAATTCGACGCTACGGTGGTGAGCGACTCCTCGGCCGCCGACGTCATCGTCCGGGCGGGCCCACCGGCCGGCCCCAAGCTGGCGCGGCTCCGGCTGCACAGCGCCCTCGCCCCCCAATGCTCCGGCGAGACCGACGTCGACATCACCGACGATCATCAGGACCTCCGGCTACCCATCCGGATTTACGTCGATCCCAAATCGGACCCCGGGGCCCCGGGTCTGGCCGAGTGCGTGGCCCTCACATCCCTGCATGAGTTCGGACACTCGCTGGGCATCTTTCGGCATTCGCTCACCGCCACCGACCTGATGTACGCCGACCCGACGGTCTCCCAGCCAAGCCAGCGGGACCGAAACACCGCGCAGTCGCTATACCACCTGCCGTCCACGGTGCAGATCGTCGAGCCCTGAGCCGTCCGGCGACTGTAACGGACCCGGCTCGGGGGCACGGACGCGCGGTTGCCCCGGAGGGGTAACCGGTCGAGATTTCCGGCCCGGACGTCGGCCGTTGCCGGCGTCGGGACGTCCTCTTCCGCGCCACGCGCACCAGGAGCGTATGAGTACCGAGACGACCGCAGTTTCTCGCGAGAGTCTGACCCTCGTCGAGCACGGCCTCTTTCCTATCCGGATCCACGCCAACCTGACGCCGCCCTCCCTGATCGAACACGCCTTGCGCCGGAGCGAAGGACAGCTCTCCGATCACGGGGCGTTCGCCGCGGTGACGACGCCACACACCGGGCGCTCCCCCAAGGACAAGTTCGTGATCGAGGAGACCGGCGCCGCGGACCGGATCTGGTGGGAGCGGAACCCCCGGCTGGACCCGGCGGCGTTCGACCGGCTGTACGACGACGTGCGCGGATACCTCGACGCCCGTGAGCTCTATGTGCAGGACCTGTTCGGCGGGGCCGACCCGGCTTACCGGCTCCCCGTGCGCTTCATCACCCCCAACGCCTGGCACGCGCTCTTCGTGCGGAACATGTTCATCCGCGCGCTCCCCGCTGAGTTGGCCCATTTCCGGCCGGGCTTCACGGTGCTTCACGCCCCGGACCTCCAAGCCGATCCCGAGCGCCATGCGACTCGCAGCGGCACCTTCGTGGTCCTCAACTTCGCCAAGAAGCTGGTGCTGATCGGGGGCACGCGCTACGCGGGGGAGATGAAGAAGGCCATCTTCACCGTGCTCAACTACCTGCTGCCGGCCCAGGGCGTCCTGCCGATGCACTGCTCGGCCAACGTGGGCCCGGCGGGAGACACCGCCGTGTTCTTCGGACTCTCCGGCACCGGCAAGACCACCCTCTCCGCCGACGCCACCCGGCAGCTCATCGGCGACGATGAGCACGGCTGGAGCGACCGCGGAGTCTTCAACTTCGAGGGTGGCTGCTATGCCAAGGTCATCCGGCTCCGCCCCGAGAGCGAGCCCGAGATCTACGCCGCTACCCAGATGTTCGGCACCGTGCTGGAGAACGTGGTGCTGGACCCGGCCACCCGAATGGTCGACTTCGATCTCGACCGGCTCACCGAGAATACCCGGGCGTGTTATCCCATCTCCTACATCCCCAACCATCTGCCCAGCGGGTCGGGCGGCCATCCCAGAAACATCGTCTTTCTCACGGCGGACGCCTTCGGCGTGCTGCCGCCGATCGCGCGGCTCACGGCGGAGCAGGCGATGTATCACTTCCTCTCGGGGTACACCGCCAAGGTGGCCGGCACCGAGCGCGGGGTGACCGAGCCGACGGCGACGTTCTCCGCCTGCTTCGGGGCACCGTTCCTG
The Gemmatimonadales bacterium genome window above contains:
- a CDS encoding phosphoenolpyruvate carboxykinase encodes the protein MSTETTAVSRESLTLVEHGLFPIRIHANLTPPSLIEHALRRSEGQLSDHGAFAAVTTPHTGRSPKDKFVIEETGAADRIWWERNPRLDPAAFDRLYDDVRGYLDARELYVQDLFGGADPAYRLPVRFITPNAWHALFVRNMFIRALPAELAHFRPGFTVLHAPDLQADPERHATRSGTFVVLNFAKKLVLIGGTRYAGEMKKAIFTVLNYLLPAQGVLPMHCSANVGPAGDTAVFFGLSGTGKTTLSADATRQLIGDDEHGWSDRGVFNFEGGCYAKVIRLRPESEPEIYAATQMFGTVLENVVLDPATRMVDFDLDRLTENTRACYPISYIPNHLPSGSGGHPRNIVFLTADAFGVLPPIARLTAEQAMYHFLSGYTAKVAGTERGVTEPTATFSACFGAPFLPRHPGEYASMLGERIERHGVKVWLVNTGWTGGPYGRGTRMKLSYTRTMVRAALAGELDSAGFARDPVFGLEVPVAVPGVPAEVLSPRSTWSDPAAYDAQARKLAQMFRENFEQYRAGVPASVADAGPAV